One Acinetobacter colistiniresistens DNA segment encodes these proteins:
- a CDS encoding EamA family transporter, producing MSSPVLKTPLHALLLLMIAMLCVQGSGSLAKILFQSFPVLTVSAMRLFFGALILAVIFKIWTINFKVVRWKAILTYGVALAGMNALFYLSLERLPLGLAVAFEFIGPLSVALYHARQKYDFIWVGCAILGLILLFPLQQAQQGLDLVGVMFAVSAGACWALYIIAGQKPSGISGNHTVCLGMSIGMLCLLPFALFSGAIDRVFELPNLYYFIGLAILASALPFTLEMIALRSLTPLSFGTLMSLEPAVAALSGFIFLGEMLLWNQWLALGTIIIASIGCTFTTQQARQQKEAG from the coding sequence ATGTCTAGCCCTGTACTAAAAACACCACTCCATGCTTTATTGCTGTTGATGATTGCCATGTTGTGTGTGCAAGGCAGTGGTTCTTTGGCCAAAATTCTGTTCCAAAGCTTTCCCGTCCTAACAGTCTCGGCCATGCGCCTGTTTTTTGGTGCGCTGATTCTGGCCGTGATTTTTAAAATCTGGACCATCAATTTCAAAGTGGTACGCTGGAAAGCCATTCTGACTTATGGGGTTGCCCTTGCAGGGATGAATGCCCTGTTCTATTTATCACTTGAACGCTTACCACTAGGCCTTGCCGTTGCCTTTGAATTTATCGGCCCTTTAAGTGTCGCGCTGTATCATGCTCGGCAGAAATACGACTTTATTTGGGTCGGCTGTGCCATTTTAGGCTTAATCCTGCTGTTTCCTTTGCAACAGGCACAGCAAGGTCTAGATTTGGTCGGTGTAATGTTTGCAGTGAGTGCAGGTGCATGTTGGGCGCTGTATATTATTGCAGGGCAAAAACCTTCGGGTATCTCTGGCAATCATACCGTTTGCTTAGGTATGTCAATTGGTATGCTCTGCTTGCTGCCTTTCGCACTCTTTTCAGGGGCGATTGATCGGGTCTTTGAACTACCTAATTTATATTATTTTATCGGTCTTGCGATATTAGCCAGTGCCTTACCCTTTACCCTAGAAATGATTGCGCTACGGAGTTTAACTCCGCTGAGTTTTGGTACCTTAATGAGTCTGGAACCCGCAGTGGCTGCTCTCTCAGGCTTTATCTTTCTGGGAGAAATGTTACTTTGGAATCAGTGGCTTGCCTTAGGTACGATTATCATTGCTTCGATTGGTTGTACCTTTACCACGCAACAAGCTCGACAGCAAAAAGAGGCTGGATAA
- the serA gene encoding phosphoglycerate dehydrogenase, which translates to MSQHLSLPKDKIRFLLLEGVHQNAIDTLNAAGYTNIDYHKTALEGDALKEAVKDAHFIGIRSRTQLTEEIFAAANKLIAVGCFCIGTNQVDLKAAMSRGIPVFNAPYSNTRSVAELVLAETILLLRRVPEKSKDTHAGGWNKAAVGSFETRGKTLGIVGYGSIGSQLSVLAESLGMKVIYFDAVTKLPLGNARQVGSLDELLETADVVTLHVPDVPSTRNFFKKEQFAKMKKGSIFLNAARGTCVVIEDLADAIKSGHIAGAAVDVFPKEPKANGEEFLSPLRGLDNVILTPHVGGSTMEAQANIGLEVAEKFVAYSDKGMTLSAVNFPEIALPLSDGQHRLLHIHKNVPGVLSKINTLFAEQGINISGQSLMTKGDIGYLVMDVDASASQEALDTLNHVEGTIRVRVLF; encoded by the coding sequence ATGAGCCAACATCTATCACTACCTAAAGACAAAATCCGTTTCCTTCTGTTAGAAGGTGTGCATCAAAATGCCATCGATACTTTAAATGCAGCGGGTTATACCAACATCGACTACCACAAAACTGCGCTTGAAGGCGACGCTTTGAAAGAAGCGGTTAAAGACGCGCACTTCATCGGTATTCGTTCCCGTACTCAATTGACTGAAGAAATCTTTGCAGCTGCGAACAAATTGATCGCGGTTGGCTGTTTCTGTATTGGTACCAACCAAGTCGATTTAAAAGCGGCAATGTCTCGTGGTATCCCTGTTTTCAACGCACCGTATTCAAATACACGTTCGGTTGCAGAATTGGTTCTTGCTGAAACCATTTTGTTACTTCGTCGTGTGCCTGAAAAATCGAAAGATACTCATGCGGGCGGTTGGAATAAAGCTGCGGTGGGTTCGTTTGAAACTCGTGGTAAGACTTTAGGTATCGTCGGTTACGGCTCGATCGGTTCACAACTTTCTGTATTGGCAGAAAGTTTGGGTATGAAAGTCATCTATTTTGATGCTGTGACTAAATTGCCATTGGGTAATGCACGTCAAGTGGGCTCTTTAGATGAACTATTAGAAACTGCGGATGTGGTGACTCTACACGTTCCAGACGTACCATCTACGCGCAACTTCTTCAAGAAAGAACAATTCGCGAAAATGAAAAAAGGCTCAATCTTCTTGAACGCAGCACGTGGTACTTGTGTGGTGATCGAAGATTTAGCTGATGCGATCAAATCTGGTCACATCGCAGGTGCCGCAGTTGACGTATTCCCGAAAGAACCAAAAGCCAATGGTGAAGAATTCTTGTCTCCACTTCGTGGTTTAGACAACGTGATCTTAACCCCGCACGTGGGTGGTTCGACCATGGAAGCGCAAGCGAACATCGGTTTGGAAGTGGCTGAAAAATTCGTTGCTTATTCAGACAAAGGGATGACCCTTTCTGCGGTGAACTTCCCAGAAATCGCATTACCACTTTCTGATGGTCAGCATCGTTTACTTCACATCCACAAAAACGTGCCAGGTGTATTATCGAAAATCAACACCTTGTTCGCTGAACAAGGCATCAATATCTCTGGTCAGTCGTTAATGACTAAAGGTGATATCGGTTACTTGGTAATGGATGTTGACGCATCTGCTTCTCAAGAAGCGCTGGATACCTTGAACCACGTTGAAGGCACGATCCGCGTTCGCGTATTGTTCTAA
- a CDS encoding FAD-binding oxidoreductase, which yields MNASVALTPELLTQLTAIVGENRIKTDADSLENWGRDHTKHFDPNPSVIVFPSSTEQVQAIVKLANQFHVAITPSGGRTGLSAGAVAANGEIVISFDKMNQILEFFPADRMVRVQAGVVTEQLQNYAEQQGMYYPVDFASAGSSQIGGNIGTNAGGIKVIKYGMTRNWVLGLTVVTGKGDVLRLNKGMIKNATGYSLQHLFIGGEGTLGLVTEAEIKLERQPQNLQVLVLGVPDFDAVMPVLHAFQKDIDLTAFEFFGELAMQKVLDRGHVQRPFETQCPFYVLLEFEAPYEPIVDKAMQIFEHCMEQGWVLDGVMSQSLDQVESLWRLREDISESIAPFIPYKNDISVLITHVPAFIREIDAIVQDNYPDFEICWFGHIGDGNLHLNILKPENLTKDEFFAKCQVVNKYVFETVKKYDGSISAEHGVGMTKKPYLGYSRSPEEIEYMKALKLAFDPNGIMNPGKLFDL from the coding sequence ATGAATGCTTCAGTCGCTTTAACACCTGAGTTATTGACCCAATTAACGGCAATTGTGGGTGAAAACCGAATTAAAACCGATGCCGACAGTTTAGAAAATTGGGGACGAGATCATACTAAACATTTTGATCCGAACCCATCAGTCATCGTTTTCCCTTCAAGCACTGAACAAGTGCAGGCCATTGTTAAACTTGCCAATCAATTTCATGTCGCGATTACCCCATCGGGCGGTCGTACTGGTCTTTCAGCGGGTGCAGTAGCTGCTAATGGCGAGATCGTGATTAGCTTTGACAAGATGAACCAGATTCTTGAGTTCTTCCCCGCAGATCGTATGGTACGTGTGCAAGCAGGCGTGGTGACTGAGCAATTACAGAATTATGCCGAACAACAGGGCATGTACTATCCAGTCGATTTTGCTTCAGCAGGTTCTAGCCAGATTGGCGGCAATATTGGTACCAATGCGGGCGGGATTAAAGTGATCAAGTACGGTATGACCCGTAACTGGGTGCTTGGTTTAACCGTGGTGACGGGCAAAGGTGACGTACTGCGTTTAAACAAAGGCATGATCAAGAATGCGACTGGTTATTCGCTTCAGCACTTGTTTATTGGTGGTGAAGGCACATTGGGTCTCGTGACTGAAGCTGAAATCAAGCTTGAGCGTCAGCCGCAGAACCTACAGGTTCTAGTTCTAGGTGTGCCTGATTTTGATGCGGTGATGCCTGTACTGCATGCGTTCCAGAAAGATATCGACTTAACTGCATTTGAGTTCTTTGGTGAGCTTGCAATGCAAAAAGTACTCGATCGTGGTCATGTACAACGCCCATTCGAAACGCAATGCCCATTCTATGTATTGCTTGAGTTTGAAGCACCGTATGAGCCGATTGTCGACAAGGCAATGCAGATTTTTGAGCATTGTATGGAGCAAGGTTGGGTGCTTGATGGTGTCATGAGCCAGAGCCTTGATCAAGTGGAAAGCTTATGGCGTTTACGCGAAGATATTTCTGAATCAATTGCGCCGTTTATTCCATACAAAAACGATATTTCTGTATTAATTACCCATGTGCCTGCATTTATTCGTGAAATTGATGCGATTGTTCAAGATAACTATCCTGACTTTGAAATCTGCTGGTTTGGTCATATTGGTGACGGTAACTTGCACTTAAATATTCTCAAACCTGAAAATCTGACCAAAGATGAATTCTTTGCCAAGTGTCAGGTGGTGAATAAATATGTGTTTGAAACCGTGAAAAAATATGATGGTTCGATCTCTGCCGAGCATGGTGTGGGCATGACTAAAAAACCGTATTTAGGCTACTCTCGCTCGCCTGAAGAAATTGAATATATGAAAGCATTGAAGTTGGCGTTTGACCCGAATGGGATTATGAACCCAGGCAAATTATTTGATCTTTAA
- a CDS encoding DUF262 domain-containing protein yields the protein MLFLNLRKPDFQRETNEWDEKKICQLIKSFLDGELIPALILWRSTGGFVFVIDGAHRLSSLSAWINSDYGNGTMSKYFFDSQIPEEQIEIHDKTKKLLDSEIGSYDDFKMALQFPDKVKPEILQRAKNLASLAIQVQWVEGNALKAENSFFKINQQAAPIDKTELKLIENRRNANSIAARAIIRSGTGHKYWSKFDQNYQDQITQLAKEINTLLFYPKLETPIRTLDVPVAGKLSTSSTLPLILDIINITNKISKELNEDKTGEETVSVLKRTQKFIRILNSAHASSLGLHPIIYFYSKDGRLKVAMLYAMTYFIMLLNEKNKMKEFIQVRKSIEDIIINYDYIIQQINRKYRSAINGAEHIAKFLYQCQIF from the coding sequence ATTCTTTTTTTAAATCTTAGGAAACCAGATTTTCAAAGAGAAACGAATGAATGGGATGAAAAGAAAATCTGTCAATTAATAAAGTCATTTTTAGATGGTGAACTAATACCAGCACTAATTCTATGGAGAAGTACTGGGGGATTTGTTTTTGTTATTGATGGGGCTCATCGACTTAGTTCCTTATCTGCCTGGATAAATAGTGACTATGGAAATGGGACAATGTCTAAATATTTCTTTGATAGCCAAATTCCAGAAGAACAAATAGAAATTCATGACAAAACTAAAAAGTTATTAGATTCAGAAATTGGTTCTTATGATGATTTCAAAATGGCTTTACAATTTCCAGATAAAGTTAAGCCCGAAATTCTACAAAGAGCTAAGAACCTAGCTTCTTTAGCAATACAAGTTCAATGGGTGGAAGGTAATGCTCTAAAAGCAGAGAATTCATTTTTTAAGATTAATCAACAAGCAGCGCCAATCGATAAAACAGAATTAAAACTAATCGAGAACAGAAGGAATGCAAATAGTATAGCAGCTAGAGCAATTATAAGAAGTGGAACAGGGCATAAGTATTGGTCTAAATTTGATCAAAACTATCAAGATCAAATTACTCAACTGGCAAAAGAAATAAATACTTTACTATTCTATCCAAAATTAGAGACCCCAATACGTACTCTTGATGTCCCTGTTGCTGGCAAGTTATCAACTAGCTCAACTTTACCTTTAATTTTAGATATTATTAATATTACTAATAAGATTAGCAAAGAGCTAAATGAAGATAAAACAGGTGAAGAGACAGTTAGCGTTCTCAAGAGAACACAGAAATTTATTCGAATATTGAATAGTGCACATGCAAGTTCACTAGGTTTACATCCAATTATATATTTTTATTCTAAAGATGGACGTCTAAAAGTCGCAATGCTTTATGCAATGACTTACTTTATAATGTTACTGAATGAAAAAAATAAAATGAAAGAATTTATTCAGGTTCGTAAATCAATCGAAGATATTATTATTAATTATGATTATATAATTCAGCAGATTAATAGGAAATATAGATCTGCAATTAATGGTGCTGAACATATAGCTAAATTTTTATATCAATGTCAAATTTTTTAA
- a CDS encoding HNH endonuclease, whose translation MDNYNYLTLNEVDSVNTTTSSDFNENRKSAVFIQESLKNINLCNICGCPVHKNSISIDHIQKKSDGGLGTIKNGQVTHPFCNTGFKN comes from the coding sequence ATGGATAATTATAATTACTTGACATTAAATGAAGTTGATAGTGTAAATACAACTACTTCTTCGGATTTTAATGAAAACAGAAAAAGTGCTGTTTTTATTCAAGAGAGTTTGAAAAATATAAATTTATGTAACATTTGTGGATGTCCGGTTCATAAAAACAGCATATCTATTGATCATATTCAGAAAAAATCTGATGGTGGTTTAGGTACAATCAAGAATGGGCAAGTTACTCACCCATTCTGTAACACTGGATTTAAAAACTAG
- a CDS encoding xanthine permease, translated as MQLTYAGQVFLVVVAILCIWSFVLTKFWLKRLAKNRDSNKFEFAYLFVVVFSISSLFFPFTYWVSQAVYGLATKPSYDATIVSYTSEWVDTERTDSNGHKYKTKTFMHTAQVQFKDDQNRTLILDNSVRSGDVPVIGDHIQVVYEAGDHSAQEKSWRTGLLFAATLFMLFIMGYILVMIIAYALNRNMTPYKAFAKVLIFRISLPLGTMAMFGMLSYSVFAYFFLGDPQSLPVWAVAICSFFALCLLPLIYHILTGWKAYLIKN; from the coding sequence ATGCAACTGACTTATGCGGGACAGGTTTTCTTGGTGGTGGTTGCGATCTTATGTATCTGGTCTTTTGTGCTGACAAAGTTTTGGCTGAAACGTTTAGCTAAGAATCGTGACAGCAATAAGTTTGAATTTGCTTATTTATTTGTTGTGGTGTTTAGCATCAGCTCCCTATTTTTCCCTTTTACTTATTGGGTGTCGCAAGCGGTATATGGCTTGGCAACCAAACCGAGCTACGATGCAACCATCGTGAGCTATACCTCAGAATGGGTCGATACCGAACGTACAGATTCCAACGGGCATAAATATAAGACCAAAACTTTCATGCATACCGCACAAGTACAATTCAAAGATGATCAAAACAGAACATTGATCTTGGATAACTCAGTTCGTTCAGGCGATGTGCCCGTGATCGGAGATCATATTCAAGTGGTTTATGAGGCAGGTGATCATTCTGCTCAGGAAAAGAGTTGGCGCACGGGTCTACTGTTTGCCGCTACCCTATTTATGCTGTTTATTATGGGCTATATCTTGGTCATGATTATTGCCTATGCTTTGAATCGAAATATGACGCCTTACAAAGCCTTTGCTAAGGTCTTAATTTTTAGAATTAGCCTTCCACTCGGCACAATGGCGATGTTTGGGATGCTGTCTTATTCGGTTTTTGCTTATTTCTTTTTGGGAGATCCACAGAGTCTACCTGTCTGGGCAGTTGCAATCTGTAGCTTCTTTGCACTCTGCCTTTTACCGCTGATTTATCATATTTTGACAGGTTGGAAAGCGTACCTGATAAAAAACTAA
- a CDS encoding nucleotidyltransferase domain-containing protein — MNIHYEIEKLFQQRQDIPLFYIESGSRLWGMASPDSDYDVRGFHLSSKDQYFDYKKYRDLIEIMDGDFDFVSYDLDKMFGLLAKSNPTVLEWVRAHIVYFNAFPEWQNFRDGLLERIDYSALYHHYLSLAKGGMKVMQSADNFTYKKVFYSIRGLMSAELATQEQMPELLITDLFAQVDANDPLRHWAEDYLEIKKQQKEKAQLPEAEQAAILNLLESKIEQLATKSMQKADRRASLEAYLTDYSRHLKQHYYQ, encoded by the coding sequence ATGAATATCCATTACGAAATTGAAAAACTGTTTCAACAACGCCAAGATATCCCATTATTTTATATCGAAAGTGGCAGCCGTTTATGGGGCATGGCTAGTCCAGATAGTGACTATGATGTGCGTGGTTTTCATCTATCAAGTAAAGACCAATATTTTGATTATAAAAAATATCGTGATCTGATTGAGATTATGGACGGGGACTTTGACTTTGTTTCTTATGACTTGGATAAAATGTTTGGGTTATTGGCAAAAAGTAACCCCACCGTTTTGGAGTGGGTCAGAGCACATATTGTGTATTTTAATGCCTTTCCTGAATGGCAGAATTTTCGTGATGGATTGCTGGAGCGAATCGACTATAGCGCCTTGTATCACCACTATTTATCGTTGGCAAAAGGTGGCATGAAAGTGATGCAAAGCGCAGATAACTTTACCTATAAAAAAGTGTTTTATTCGATTCGTGGATTGATGTCGGCTGAATTGGCAACTCAAGAACAGATGCCTGAATTACTGATTACCGATCTGTTTGCACAAGTCGATGCAAATGATCCATTACGGCATTGGGCGGAAGATTATCTGGAAATTAAAAAGCAGCAGAAAGAGAAGGCGCAATTGCCTGAAGCAGAACAAGCCGCGATTCTTAATTTATTGGAAAGCAAGATTGAGCAGTTGGCCACCAAGTCGATGCAGAAGGCAGATCGGCGTGCCAGTTTGGAAGCCTATTTAACCGATTATAGCCGTCATTTAAAACAGCATTACTATCAGTAA
- a CDS encoding putative quinol monooxygenase — MLTIIAEIHTHAGAEHRQAVLDAFEKIIPTVLAEDGCHGYEPLIDHLPAIEMQTTDENTIIMLEKWQSTAHLAAHMQTAHMQQHFEATKDHVADVKIRILESGI, encoded by the coding sequence ATGCTAACCATTATTGCTGAAATTCATACCCATGCAGGTGCTGAACATCGCCAAGCCGTTTTAGATGCCTTTGAAAAGATTATTCCAACGGTGCTTGCAGAAGACGGCTGTCATGGCTATGAGCCATTGATTGATCATCTTCCTGCGATTGAGATGCAGACCACTGATGAGAATACGATTATCATGTTAGAGAAATGGCAGAGTACCGCTCATTTAGCAGCGCATATGCAAACAGCCCATATGCAGCAGCATTTTGAAGCAACCAAAGACCATGTTGCCGATGTAAAAATTCGTATTTTAGAAAGCGGGATTTAA
- a CDS encoding NAD(P)H-dependent oxidoreductase, translated as MSNILIINGAKQFAHSNGELNDTLTEFSQAHLTALGHQVQVTRTDSDYDIQAEIAKYLWADVVIYQMPGWWMGAPWTMKKYIDDIFTIGHGSLYASDGRSRSDASKKYGSGGLIQGKKYMLSLTWNAPMEAFTDPDQFFHGVGVDGVYLPFHKANQFLGMDSLPTFIVNDVIKAPNVPSYIEAYKAHLDQLFATSH; from the coding sequence ATGAGCAATATTTTAATTATTAATGGTGCCAAACAGTTTGCACATTCGAATGGTGAATTGAATGACACCCTGACCGAGTTTTCTCAGGCACATTTAACTGCCTTAGGTCATCAGGTACAAGTGACACGTACCGACAGTGACTATGACATCCAAGCCGAAATAGCCAAATACTTGTGGGCAGATGTGGTGATTTACCAAATGCCAGGTTGGTGGATGGGCGCACCGTGGACCATGAAAAAATACATCGATGATATCTTCACCATTGGTCATGGTTCACTGTATGCCAGCGATGGCCGTAGTCGTTCAGATGCATCGAAAAAGTATGGTTCAGGCGGTCTAATCCAAGGTAAAAAATACATGTTGTCTTTAACTTGGAATGCACCGATGGAAGCCTTTACCGATCCAGACCAGTTCTTCCACGGCGTTGGTGTGGATGGCGTTTATTTACCTTTCCATAAAGCTAATCAATTCTTGGGTATGGACTCACTGCCGACCTTTATCGTCAATGATGTGATCAAGGCGCCCAATGTGCCAAGTTATATCGAAGCGTACAAAGCACATTTAGATCAGTTGTTTGCCACAAGCCATTAA
- a CDS encoding DUF4349 domain-containing protein: protein MSDLAKKLTIILILGSTALGCSKKPEGPASEAAMTTETAAADSQAVHDNAVQNPEQLASNQQSALEQNRQLVKSAQLQFEVKDVLKTTSALEQQLLQYNGYIEEKQINYQVSDRSERDRIDGSVDIYEKITPTVQLTVRIPNADVTAFLNNLLPLMLNFNTQSYEAKRYELKLLEEKLNTANQSNSGSNAVNNQLQQLTNLEVKDRLAYSTIRLEFFQQSQVRKSHDLNINRIATLDSDPLFSRIWEAIKVGLYGFRETLIWLVMLWPLYLAITILWGIRRWYKAKKSKAE, encoded by the coding sequence ATGTCAGATTTAGCAAAGAAATTAACGATTATTTTAATCCTCGGGAGCACCGCCTTAGGTTGCTCGAAAAAACCTGAAGGCCCTGCTAGTGAAGCCGCGATGACAACTGAAACTGCCGCGGCAGACAGTCAAGCCGTTCACGACAATGCCGTTCAAAATCCAGAGCAACTCGCCAGTAACCAACAAAGTGCTCTGGAACAGAACCGCCAATTGGTCAAAAGCGCACAATTGCAATTTGAAGTGAAGGATGTGCTAAAAACCACATCGGCACTGGAACAGCAGTTATTGCAATACAATGGCTATATCGAAGAGAAGCAGATTAATTATCAAGTCAGTGACCGATCTGAACGTGATCGTATTGATGGCAGTGTCGATATTTATGAAAAGATCACCCCCACCGTACAACTGACAGTCCGTATTCCCAATGCAGACGTAACAGCATTCTTAAATAACTTATTGCCACTCATGCTGAACTTTAATACCCAAAGCTATGAAGCCAAGCGTTATGAATTAAAATTGCTCGAAGAAAAACTTAATACCGCCAATCAAAGTAATAGCGGATCCAATGCGGTGAACAATCAGCTGCAGCAACTGACCAATTTAGAAGTCAAAGACCGTTTAGCCTATAGCACCATTCGACTGGAATTCTTCCAGCAATCACAAGTGCGTAAATCCCATGATCTGAATATCAATCGTATTGCCACCTTGGACAGTGATCCGCTATTCAGTCGGATTTGGGAAGCCATCAAAGTGGGACTCTATGGCTTTAGAGAAACCCTCATTTGGCTCGTGATGTTATGGCCACTGTATCTTGCGATTACAATTTTATGGGGCATTCGTCGTTGGTATAAAGCTAAAAAATCCAAAGCTGAATAG
- the yccS gene encoding YccS family putative transporter yields MKNFSVLFNRFRSNSILLYCVQIFIVLSGTTLGLHHFGFGSLIVPVTLGAIAAALTDFDDRLSIRLRNLIYVCVLFFTVSTILEFLAPYKFWFIVYLSLSSAALILMGALGQRYATISFGTILLSIYTMFGLGEYPHWYQQPSYFVLGALWYGFSSILFFLIRPTLPLQEKIATIFQELAELLHTKARLFDPDNLDNVETLLFELSQKNSQVVSSLNQAKTSLLTRLKASRVNSTSIYWLNLYYFAQDMHEQVTSSYLHYEKIHQNFSRSDLIFRIQKNMQLQALACHDLSQAILQHQSYQPRESASKALSNLELSMRDWVQQHPHNLEVKNLELIFNNLNSVHEQFAQLQLNQNMEQPSPQQHHDHLNLLDDDIQGAQDLLLKIKQQLSPQSALFRHAVRLAVIFAIGYAISLLPFAQNGYWILLTSLFVCQITYFATKSRLKLRTIGTLLGVLLGIPILYFVPSIEGQLVLTVLCGVSFFYLRQKKYALATVMATLMVLLIFNLKGAGFSIILPRIIDTLIGCAIAWLAVNFIWPDWNFRNISSNIKQSNQTTLDYLHVVVQQYHQGRQLDLEYRSTRRAAHNAQIELSNMISSLSTEPQPNQELIQHAFRYLVYSHSQLSYVSALGHQREKIEDQKLLQLLDKIEELLKQSLIEQASVPQHQVEQLLKEIEVLNLQEQISKQHPLLLKQMSLLLETLPEFVLLKNKLLSLEIK; encoded by the coding sequence GTGAAAAATTTTTCTGTCCTCTTCAATCGCTTTCGCTCCAACTCGATTCTGCTTTATTGCGTACAGATTTTTATAGTCCTGTCTGGTACAACACTCGGTTTACATCATTTCGGATTTGGGTCGTTAATTGTGCCTGTGACCTTAGGTGCAATTGCGGCCGCACTGACCGATTTTGATGATCGTCTCAGCATTCGTTTACGTAACCTGATCTATGTCTGCGTACTGTTTTTTACGGTCAGTACCATTTTAGAGTTTCTCGCCCCGTATAAATTCTGGTTTATTGTCTATCTCAGCCTCTCCAGTGCAGCCTTGATTTTGATGGGTGCACTAGGACAGCGCTATGCCACGATTTCCTTTGGCACAATTCTATTGTCGATCTATACCATGTTTGGCTTGGGGGAGTATCCACATTGGTATCAGCAACCGAGTTATTTTGTTTTAGGTGCTTTATGGTATGGATTCAGCTCCATTTTATTTTTTTTGATTCGTCCCACCTTGCCCCTGCAAGAGAAGATTGCAACGATTTTTCAGGAGCTTGCTGAATTACTACACACCAAAGCACGTTTATTCGACCCTGATAATCTTGATAATGTCGAAACGTTGCTGTTCGAGCTTTCGCAGAAAAATAGCCAAGTGGTCAGCAGCCTGAATCAAGCGAAAACCTCCTTACTGACCCGTTTAAAGGCCTCTCGGGTTAATAGCACCAGCATTTATTGGCTGAATTTATATTATTTTGCTCAAGACATGCATGAACAGGTCACCTCCAGCTATCTGCATTATGAAAAAATTCACCAGAACTTTAGCCGCAGTGATCTGATTTTTCGCATTCAAAAAAATATGCAGCTGCAAGCCTTGGCCTGCCACGATTTAAGCCAAGCAATTTTACAGCATCAGAGCTATCAGCCGCGTGAGTCTGCCAGTAAAGCATTAAGCAATTTAGAATTGTCGATGCGTGACTGGGTGCAACAACATCCCCACAATCTCGAAGTTAAAAATCTGGAACTGATCTTCAACAATTTAAACAGTGTGCATGAGCAGTTTGCCCAGCTACAACTTAATCAAAATATGGAACAACCCTCTCCACAGCAACATCACGACCATCTCAATTTACTTGATGATGATATTCAGGGTGCGCAGGATCTGCTTTTAAAAATCAAACAGCAACTCAGTCCGCAATCCGCCCTGTTCCGCCATGCGGTCCGTTTAGCAGTGATCTTTGCAATTGGTTATGCCATTTCCTTATTACCTTTTGCCCAGAATGGCTACTGGATTTTACTCACCAGCTTATTTGTCTGCCAGATTACCTACTTTGCCACCAAAAGCCGTCTTAAACTGAGAACTATCGGTACCTTACTCGGAGTACTATTGGGGATTCCAATTCTTTATTTTGTACCGAGTATTGAAGGTCAGTTAGTCCTGACCGTGCTGTGTGGGGTCTCCTTTTTCTATTTAAGACAGAAGAAATATGCACTCGCCACCGTCATGGCCACCTTGATGGTGTTATTGATTTTTAATTTAAAAGGGGCTGGTTTTAGTATTATCCTGCCACGTATTATCGATACCTTGATTGGCTGCGCCATTGCATGGCTCGCCGTTAATTTTATCTGGCCAGACTGGAATTTCCGTAATATCTCTAGCAACATCAAGCAAAGCAATCAAACCACACTCGATTATCTGCATGTGGTGGTACAACAATATCATCAAGGACGCCAACTCGATCTGGAATACCGAAGCACGCGGCGTGCCGCACATAATGCGCAAATCGAACTCTCCAATATGATCTCCAGTCTAAGTACCGAACCTCAGCCCAATCAAGAACTCATTCAACATGCATTTCGTTATTTGGTCTATAGCCATAGCCAACTCAGCTATGTTTCTGCCTTGGGACATCAACGGGAAAAAATCGAAGATCAGAAACTGCTGCAACTACTAGATAAAATTGAAGAGCTACTCAAACAAAGTTTGATTGAACAAGCGTCCGTTCCACAGCATCAGGTGGAGCAATTGCTGAAAGAAATTGAAGTGTTGAATCTGCAAGAGCAGATCTCTAAACAGCACCCCTTGTTGTTAAAACAAATGAGCCTTTTACTCGAAACTTTGCCTGAATTCGTGCTATTAAAAAATAAACTGCTCAGCTTAGAAATTAAGTGA